From Anaerohalosphaera lusitana, one genomic window encodes:
- a CDS encoding gamma-glutamylcyclotransferase family protein — MDNDRYNLFVYGSLRDPNILKSVCGYSFSLKKNPRGPQVLHAELAILPGYQKVSPDNVYYYATPQQGGRIEGFLIYGLPASAVEEVDAYEGKFYDRGTVTVNTASGSVESLAYLGSLESLARKFGDRWHVNLIHELWLRKRITNFFKSRTRPGEKSHDAEVERRARRELLGTTERDLVISHLGSDVVSDFYLENELDRPFPTIRHLFDDDEARPYLPNYVALVIKQIILNQFEHKLHSRYRYDLEQLGPSRRFYTRSISLLIALRMINANPQTVDLILGRGLETMPLDGNYDLLDYVKYAIRAADSMFDSRVGRSELFKIHNNCQPGLTPLGAEVELSNLGFKAISEKNGEKDSVFDNFQYFSDFGLDIMTWKLGGYIDDHSGDSDPDGKRGFLELAPGRLSRLGDLSKPATNDPWILNQLIKETTKFYPIGPHSLHISLQLRKRQIGKQKVLRPGFVKCLLALGGDPQRLMSGKMWISRMGHDEIKQYRPDEELVFARTSKRKYHRKNDFMVDHLHTFAPTYVQQYKFIRLNSRANFEPLILALKGLQISCNPADYLTIAQLEGSQNLRNIYAELKDWANAPTPINRNVCREFLQAVQHGLMNEGHHKPVHKLHYIDWALSATDVQLRLFNKQLAENTRR, encoded by the coding sequence ATGGACAATGATCGCTACAATCTTTTCGTTTACGGCTCGCTGCGGGACCCCAATATCCTAAAGTCGGTTTGCGGCTATAGTTTCAGCCTGAAAAAGAACCCGCGCGGGCCGCAGGTCCTCCATGCCGAACTGGCCATACTCCCCGGCTATCAGAAAGTAAGTCCGGACAATGTTTACTATTATGCAACTCCGCAGCAAGGCGGCAGGATCGAGGGCTTTCTCATATACGGATTGCCCGCCTCAGCCGTGGAAGAGGTCGATGCATACGAGGGCAAATTCTACGACCGCGGGACCGTAACCGTAAATACTGCAAGTGGATCCGTAGAGTCGCTCGCATATCTGGGGAGCCTAGAGTCGCTGGCACGCAAGTTCGGCGACCGCTGGCACGTCAATCTTATACATGAACTATGGCTGCGAAAGCGCATCACCAACTTTTTCAAGAGCAGGACACGGCCGGGCGAAAAATCACACGACGCTGAAGTCGAACGACGAGCGAGGCGAGAACTGCTTGGTACCACCGAGCGTGACCTGGTCATCAGCCACCTCGGCAGCGATGTCGTAAGCGACTTCTATCTCGAAAATGAGCTGGATCGTCCGTTCCCGACTATTCGCCATCTTTTCGACGACGACGAGGCGCGGCCGTATCTGCCGAACTACGTCGCCCTGGTCATCAAACAGATCATCCTGAACCAGTTCGAACACAAGCTGCACAGCCGTTACAGATATGACCTGGAGCAGTTGGGCCCTTCACGCCGTTTCTACACACGCTCGATCAGCCTTCTGATAGCGCTAAGAATGATCAACGCGAATCCGCAGACCGTCGACCTTATCCTCGGACGCGGGCTGGAAACCATGCCGCTGGATGGCAATTATGACCTGCTCGATTACGTCAAATACGCGATCAGAGCTGCCGACAGCATGTTTGACTCTCGTGTAGGCAGAAGCGAACTTTTCAAGATTCACAACAACTGTCAGCCCGGCCTGACGCCGCTCGGTGCGGAAGTTGAACTGAGCAATCTGGGCTTCAAAGCTATTTCCGAAAAGAACGGCGAAAAGGATAGCGTTTTTGACAATTTCCAGTATTTCAGCGATTTCGGCCTGGATATCATGACCTGGAAGCTGGGCGGTTACATAGACGATCACAGCGGCGACAGCGATCCGGATGGCAAACGCGGCTTTCTGGAACTTGCACCGGGAAGATTAAGCAGGCTCGGAGATCTCTCAAAGCCCGCAACCAATGACCCCTGGATTCTCAATCAGTTGATCAAGGAAACAACGAAATTTTACCCGATCGGCCCGCACAGTCTGCATATTTCACTGCAGCTTCGAAAAAGGCAGATCGGCAAACAGAAGGTGCTTCGTCCGGGTTTCGTCAAATGCCTGCTTGCACTCGGCGGAGATCCGCAAAGGCTTATGTCCGGCAAGATGTGGATATCACGAATGGGCCATGACGAGATCAAACAATACAGGCCGGATGAAGAGCTTGTTTTTGCCCGAACCAGCAAGAGAAAATACCATCGCAAAAACGACTTCATGGTCGACCACCTGCACACTTTCGCTCCGACATACGTACAGCAGTACAAATTCATCAGGCTTAATTCGCGCGCTAATTTCGAACCGCTGATACTGGCATTGAAGGGCCTGCAGATCTCCTGCAATCCCGCCGATTATCTGACTATTGCACAACTCGAGGGCAGTCAGAACCTGCGAAATATCTATGCCGAACTAAAGGACTGGGCCAATGCGCCAACGCCTATCAATCGCAATGTCTGCCGGGAATTTCTGCAGGCCGTTCAACACGGGCTCATGAACGAAGGCCATCACAAGCCAGTCCATAAACTCCACTATATCGACTGGGCACTTTCAGCGACTGATGTCCAGTTGAGGCTATTCAACAAGCAGCTCGCTGAAAACACACGCAGATAA
- a CDS encoding zinc-dependent alcohol dehydrogenase, with protein sequence MKSFKLTGIRQMEVFDVPEPTAKDDQVVVELAAIGVCGSDVHYYVNGNIGSQVVEYPFAVGHECAGTVVKTGGSVSSLKEGDRVAVDPAMPCWKCDQCKAGRHHTCRNLKFLGCPGQAEGCLSEYIAMPETSCVKLPEGMSFTRGALSEPLAIGVYAVRLSIPMQDAKVAILGVGPIGLSVLLAAKAGGAETVFATDKLDYRLKAAKQAGADAAGNPDKQNIVKQAAVVEPGGFDVVFECCGQQDALDQAIEILKPGGKLMVVGIPQEDRVSFCPDKTRRKEICIQNVRRQVDCVDATLEMMADGRLNADFMATHRFGFDAAQEAFDLVSNYQDGVIKAMIDF encoded by the coding sequence ATGAAGTCATTCAAACTGACAGGCATTAGGCAGATGGAAGTTTTCGATGTTCCTGAACCCACAGCCAAAGACGATCAGGTCGTAGTCGAACTGGCTGCTATAGGCGTGTGCGGATCTGACGTGCATTATTACGTAAACGGCAACATAGGCAGTCAGGTGGTTGAGTATCCTTTTGCTGTTGGGCACGAGTGTGCCGGGACGGTGGTGAAAACGGGCGGGTCCGTGAGCTCGCTGAAGGAGGGCGACAGGGTCGCGGTGGACCCGGCAATGCCCTGCTGGAAATGCGATCAGTGCAAGGCGGGGCGTCATCATACCTGTCGGAACCTGAAATTCCTGGGATGTCCCGGTCAGGCGGAAGGGTGCCTGAGTGAATATATTGCGATGCCCGAGACAAGCTGTGTTAAACTGCCCGAGGGTATGAGCTTTACGCGGGGTGCTCTTTCCGAGCCGTTGGCGATTGGAGTTTATGCAGTCAGGCTGTCGATCCCGATGCAGGATGCCAAAGTTGCAATCCTGGGCGTCGGTCCCATCGGTCTTAGTGTGCTGTTGGCGGCGAAGGCCGGCGGGGCGGAAACTGTTTTCGCTACCGACAAGCTGGATTACCGCCTGAAAGCAGCAAAGCAGGCTGGGGCCGATGCTGCGGGCAACCCGGACAAGCAGAACATCGTTAAACAGGCCGCCGTGGTTGAGCCAGGCGGATTTGACGTTGTCTTTGAGTGCTGCGGGCAGCAGGATGCACTCGATCAGGCTATTGAAATACTGAAGCCCGGCGGTAAGCTGATGGTGGTTGGGATTCCGCAGGAAGATCGCGTTTCATTCTGTCCTGACAAGACCAGGCGGAAAGAGATTTGCATCCAGAACGTGCGCAGGCAGGTTGACTGCGTTGATGCGACGCTGGAGATGATGGCTGACGGGCGGCTGAATGCTGATTTTATGGCAACTCACCGCTTTGGTTTTGATGCTGCACAGGAAGCATTCGATCTTGTCAGTAATTATCAGGATGGTGTTATAAAGGCAATGATCGATTTTTGA
- a CDS encoding NAD-dependent malic enzyme, translated as MFLEGSSWQERYGANEIFSLRCQMADKPGILGKVTSVIGDVGVHVGSIDLVEVDDQTQVRDILIYCKSKDEVAKTVQGINALDDVEVVDQVDEIMEIHRRGAVEMVSRIPIQSLTDLRMVYTPGVASVCKEIQNNPESAWDWTGLCDRVAIITDGTAVLGLGDIGVVPSLPVMEGKAAIFAEFANLSAIPILVDSKDPKTVIETSLNIAPSFGAIQLEDIAAPACFEIEEALREKLDVPVFHDDQHGTATVVLAALINAIKATGKKTEDCNVIMLGAGAAGIAISKILLDFGVKDIVVYDSTGPIYKGRTERMTKYKDRLADITNKQGQTCPLAEGFKDKDIFIGVAQPNMVSKEMVASMNPDPICFPLSNPVGEISAEDAIDAGAAVYADGRGVNNALAYPGIFRGALDVHADAITLSMQIAAAKKLAEIADEDCLLPDMLDRNVHRQVADAVAADYLNSKK; from the coding sequence ATGTTTTTAGAAGGAAGTAGCTGGCAGGAACGTTATGGTGCAAATGAGATTTTCTCGCTGAGATGTCAAATGGCGGACAAGCCTGGCATACTGGGAAAAGTCACCAGCGTTATAGGAGATGTCGGTGTACATGTCGGCAGTATCGACCTGGTGGAAGTTGACGACCAGACGCAGGTTCGCGATATACTCATCTACTGCAAGAGTAAGGATGAGGTCGCAAAGACCGTTCAAGGCATCAACGCTCTAGATGATGTTGAAGTTGTCGATCAGGTTGACGAGATCATGGAGATCCATCGCCGAGGGGCAGTGGAGATGGTCAGCCGCATCCCGATACAGAGCCTTACCGACTTGCGAATGGTCTACACCCCCGGCGTTGCAAGCGTATGCAAGGAAATTCAGAACAATCCCGAATCCGCCTGGGATTGGACCGGACTCTGTGACCGCGTCGCGATAATCACTGACGGAACAGCAGTTCTGGGTCTTGGGGATATCGGCGTAGTTCCCTCCCTGCCGGTAATGGAAGGCAAGGCTGCCATATTTGCTGAATTTGCGAATCTCAGCGCTATCCCGATCCTGGTTGATTCGAAGGATCCGAAGACAGTCATCGAAACATCTTTGAATATCGCTCCGAGCTTCGGCGCGATCCAGCTCGAAGACATCGCAGCTCCTGCATGCTTTGAGATCGAAGAGGCCCTTCGCGAAAAGCTGGATGTGCCCGTATTCCACGACGACCAGCACGGAACAGCGACCGTCGTACTCGCGGCCCTTATCAACGCAATCAAAGCCACCGGCAAGAAGACCGAGGACTGCAATGTTATAATGCTCGGCGCGGGCGCAGCAGGCATCGCGATCTCGAAGATCCTTCTGGACTTCGGCGTCAAGGACATCGTAGTCTACGACTCTACCGGCCCGATCTACAAGGGCCGTACCGAGAGAATGACCAAGTATAAGGACAGGCTCGCGGACATAACCAACAAGCAGGGACAGACCTGCCCACTCGCTGAAGGCTTTAAGGACAAGGACATCTTCATCGGCGTCGCTCAGCCTAACATGGTAAGCAAGGAAATGGTCGCCTCGATGAACCCCGACCCCATCTGCTTCCCGCTCAGTAATCCTGTCGGCGAGATCAGTGCCGAAGACGCCATCGATGCCGGAGCTGCAGTATACGCCGATGGCCGGGGCGTTAATAACGCTCTCGCATACCCAGGCATCTTCCGTGGAGCTCTCGACGTTCATGCCGACGCTATAACTTTGAGCATGCAGATCGCTGCTGCGAAGAAGCTTGCCGAGATCGCGGACGAGGACTGCCTGCTGCCCGACATGCTGGACCGTAATGTCCACAGGCAGGTTGCGGACGCAGTTGCAGCCGACTATCTCAACAGTAAAAAATAG
- a CDS encoding glycosyltransferase family 2 protein, with protein sequence MTKTSPSISAFFPCYNEQENIEKLVRKTEEVLESLTDDHEIIIVNDGSVDGTAQIADSLAEEISSVKVVHHKTNSGYGAALQSGFEAASKELIFYTDGDGQFDVGELKDILPLIEDCDIVSCYRLKRQEGTIRKINAYCWGVLVNFVFHMKLRDIDCAFKLYRARVFENMPMKSTGALIDTEVLARASRRGFKIVQHGVHHYPRTAGAPTGASPAVILRAFKELFILRKDILSS encoded by the coding sequence ATGACTAAAACCTCCCCGTCAATCAGTGCATTTTTCCCTTGTTACAACGAGCAGGAGAATATCGAAAAGCTCGTCCGCAAGACCGAAGAAGTTCTCGAGTCGCTGACCGATGATCACGAAATAATAATCGTAAATGACGGCAGCGTCGACGGAACCGCTCAGATCGCCGACAGCCTTGCTGAGGAGATATCTTCGGTAAAGGTTGTCCATCACAAAACAAACTCGGGTTACGGTGCCGCCCTTCAGTCCGGCTTTGAAGCTGCCTCGAAGGAGCTGATATTCTATACCGACGGCGACGGGCAGTTTGACGTCGGCGAGCTCAAAGACATTCTGCCGCTGATCGAGGATTGCGATATCGTAAGCTGCTATCGTCTCAAGCGTCAGGAAGGAACTATTCGCAAGATAAATGCTTACTGCTGGGGTGTTCTGGTAAACTTTGTCTTTCATATGAAGCTGCGCGATATTGACTGTGCGTTCAAGTTGTACCGCGCCAGGGTATTCGAGAATATGCCTATGAAAAGTACCGGCGCTCTCATAGACACTGAGGTCCTGGCTCGGGCGAGCCGTAGGGGTTTCAAAATAGTCCAGCACGGTGTACACCACTACCCGCGTACTGCAGGCGCGCCAACCGGCGCAAGCCCGGCAGTCATCCTCCGTGCATTCAAGGAATTGTTCATACTCAGGAAAGATATCTTAAGCAGTTAA
- a CDS encoding ROK family protein, with the protein MAEIFVGIDLGGTNIKIGCFDSNLNLLTETSVPTLVENGASDIVDRIGQTVESLLGQYGLALSEIAAAGIGTPGVVDVENGIVLNAPNLKFNDTPLRQMIRDRLGCPVVLENDANVTCWGEHVAGAGKGAQDMILITLGTGVGGGIISNGELVHGYANAGAEIGHMIVQPGGRLCGCGQKGCVEAYSSASSTARRAIEALQENAEDSTLQQVLKENGTVTCEDVYDHLAKGDDLARQITDTTAEYLALLCVSLLHVAGPERILFYGGMIAAGDLLLEPIKKYFRQHIWTLQHEEIELCFAELGTHAGIIGNAALATHRLEKGQLT; encoded by the coding sequence ATGGCGGAAATATTTGTCGGCATTGACCTTGGGGGGACAAACATAAAGATCGGCTGTTTCGACAGCAATCTCAACCTGCTCACGGAAACCTCGGTCCCGACCCTGGTGGAAAACGGTGCATCCGACATAGTGGACCGTATCGGCCAGACAGTCGAATCACTACTTGGTCAGTATGGCCTGGCTCTCAGTGAGATCGCGGCCGCAGGTATCGGAACTCCCGGTGTTGTAGATGTCGAAAACGGCATTGTTCTCAACGCCCCAAATCTCAAGTTCAACGACACACCTCTCCGACAGATGATCCGAGACAGATTAGGCTGTCCTGTCGTTCTTGAAAATGACGCCAACGTCACCTGCTGGGGTGAACACGTCGCAGGCGCGGGCAAGGGCGCACAGGACATGATCCTGATTACCCTTGGTACAGGCGTGGGCGGTGGAATAATCAGCAACGGCGAACTCGTGCACGGATATGCCAACGCAGGAGCGGAAATAGGACATATGATCGTCCAGCCCGGCGGAAGACTCTGCGGATGCGGCCAAAAAGGTTGTGTCGAGGCGTACAGCTCCGCCAGCTCGACTGCAAGACGAGCAATCGAGGCATTGCAGGAAAATGCTGAAGACTCGACACTTCAGCAGGTACTCAAAGAAAATGGAACGGTAACCTGCGAGGATGTCTATGACCATCTCGCAAAGGGCGACGACCTGGCAAGACAAATCACCGACACGACAGCAGAGTACCTCGCCCTGCTCTGCGTCAGCCTCTTGCATGTCGCTGGCCCTGAGCGGATCCTTTTCTACGGCGGCATGATCGCTGCCGGCGACCTTCTGCTCGAACCCATAAAGAAGTATTTCCGCCAGCACATCTGGACCCTTCAACACGAGGAGATAGAACTGTGTTTTGCTGAATTGGGCACTCATGCAGGCATCATCGGTAATGCGGCCCTTGCTACACACAGACTGGAAAAAGGCCAGCTCACCTGA
- a CDS encoding electron transfer flavoprotein subunit alpha/FixB family protein, with translation MKASGIWILAEQKGGKIADVSFELLTRGIKLSEERGCELAAVILGKDLSDADLQELIDRGADRVICIEAEQLDHFLVEPYSNCLLELLGEERPEVLIAAATSTGRTLMPYLAIQANAGLTADCTELSIEKDTGNLLQTRPAIGGNIMATIKTPEHRPQMATVRPRSAPPATRHKGRSGPIERFKPSEGSLGSRVKRLSFLPDADEKPLGDAGVVVAVGKGIKKAENIAIVKELADALGGALGATREVVDRGWLSYPHQIGLSGQTISPKLYVGVGVSGTIQHLAGMQTSEVIVAINNDPEAQIFKIADFGVVGNLFDVVPAMVEKLKAGRGMV, from the coding sequence GTGAAGGCTTCTGGTATATGGATACTTGCGGAGCAGAAGGGTGGAAAGATCGCGGATGTCTCGTTCGAGCTGTTGACCAGGGGGATAAAGCTGTCTGAGGAGCGGGGCTGTGAACTTGCCGCAGTGATACTGGGCAAGGACCTGTCAGACGCTGATTTGCAGGAACTGATAGACAGAGGGGCGGATCGCGTGATATGCATCGAGGCCGAGCAGCTCGATCATTTTCTCGTCGAGCCTTATAGCAACTGCCTGCTTGAGCTTTTAGGTGAGGAAAGGCCTGAGGTTCTTATCGCGGCGGCGACTTCGACGGGCAGAACGTTGATGCCTTACCTTGCGATACAGGCCAACGCGGGGCTGACCGCGGATTGTACCGAGCTGAGTATCGAGAAAGACACAGGCAATCTGCTTCAGACAAGGCCTGCGATAGGCGGCAACATCATGGCGACCATCAAGACGCCGGAGCACAGACCGCAGATGGCGACGGTCAGGCCCAGGTCCGCACCACCAGCAACTCGGCATAAGGGCAGGAGCGGACCAATTGAACGGTTCAAACCCAGCGAGGGCAGCCTGGGCAGCAGGGTCAAACGGCTGTCATTTTTGCCGGATGCTGACGAAAAGCCGCTTGGCGATGCAGGCGTGGTAGTCGCGGTCGGCAAGGGGATCAAGAAAGCCGAGAACATTGCCATCGTTAAGGAACTGGCGGATGCTTTGGGCGGGGCGCTCGGTGCTACCCGTGAGGTTGTCGACAGAGGTTGGCTGAGTTATCCGCATCAGATCGGGCTCAGCGGCCAGACGATTAGTCCAAAACTCTATGTCGGAGTTGGTGTTTCGGGGACCATTCAGCATCTTGCGGGCATGCAGACATCCGAGGTGATCGTGGCGATCAATAATGATCCGGAGGCGCAGATTTTTAAGATAGCGGACTTTGGCGTCGTGGGAAATCTTTTCGACGTTGTGCCCGCGATGGTAGAAAAACTCAAGGCGGGGAGGGGTATGGTATGA
- the alr gene encoding alanine racemase, translating to MRLYRSQRFIRPDLECHISSKALKHNVRNLKSLCKDGTKYCAVVKANAYGHGIAEVVNILKTEDVDFFAVNSFYEALHIDTLIDRQSILIFEAVYPSQPREQILISAERGFHCPVASADAVNFIQDVLEGSSHVFNAHLNIETGMSRCGLDQNEAQTLIDLIDQAPNVRLAGIYTHFATADEVELDYAYEQLRRFEDFLGTASIRKRKDVIIHASNSAATIKMPEANFDMVRCGISMYGYYSRPMTDPPIKLSPTMKLQAPIARLKHIPAGHSVSYGRSFVPYRDTVAAIVPLGYADGYWRCFSNKAPMMVGEHVGKVIGRVCMDQLLLDVTDVPGVAVGQMVTIIDDKHDSPCGGYALADLAETICYEILTSVHAHVSRIVH from the coding sequence ATGCGTTTATACCGATCACAAAGATTCATAAGGCCCGACCTGGAGTGCCATATCTCATCAAAGGCCCTCAAGCACAACGTCCGCAATCTAAAGAGCCTGTGCAAGGATGGCACGAAGTATTGCGCGGTCGTAAAAGCAAACGCCTACGGTCATGGAATCGCCGAGGTTGTGAACATCCTGAAAACCGAGGACGTCGACTTTTTCGCGGTGAACAGCTTCTACGAGGCCCTGCATATCGACACCCTGATCGACAGGCAGTCTATACTGATTTTCGAAGCTGTTTACCCTTCCCAGCCCAGGGAGCAGATACTTATAAGTGCCGAACGAGGTTTCCACTGCCCCGTCGCGTCCGCGGACGCTGTCAACTTCATTCAAGATGTGCTGGAAGGGTCCAGCCACGTGTTCAACGCACACCTGAATATCGAAACCGGAATGAGCAGGTGCGGCCTGGATCAGAACGAAGCACAAACGCTGATCGATCTGATCGACCAGGCCCCGAATGTAAGGCTGGCCGGTATTTACACCCATTTTGCAACTGCTGACGAAGTCGAGCTTGACTATGCGTATGAACAGCTTCGGCGTTTCGAAGACTTTCTTGGCACTGCGAGCATCCGCAAAAGAAAAGACGTTATAATTCACGCATCGAACAGCGCAGCCACGATCAAAATGCCCGAGGCCAACTTTGACATGGTTCGCTGCGGTATAAGCATGTACGGTTACTATTCGCGTCCCATGACTGACCCGCCAATTAAGCTATCTCCTACGATGAAGCTCCAGGCTCCGATCGCTCGGCTCAAGCATATTCCCGCAGGACATTCTGTCAGTTACGGCCGTTCCTTCGTACCCTACAGGGATACGGTCGCCGCGATCGTTCCGCTTGGATATGCGGACGGCTACTGGCGGTGCTTCTCGAACAAGGCGCCAATGATGGTGGGCGAACATGTAGGCAAAGTAATCGGAAGAGTATGTATGGACCAGCTTCTGCTGGACGTCACCGATGTACCCGGTGTCGCTGTCGGCCAGATGGTAACGATTATCGACGACAAACATGACTCGCCCTGCGGCGGGTACGCACTGGCGGATCTTGCCGAGACCATCTGCTATGAGATACTCACAAGCGTACATGCGCACGTCAGCAGGATCGTGCATTAG
- a CDS encoding electron transfer flavoprotein subunit beta/FixA family protein, with amino-acid sequence MDEKTGTVIREGVDSIVNPLDLYAIEAALRLRDRYGGEIVGISMGPKKSVKALKEAVSMGVDSAILLSDRAFAGSDTWATSLILASAIRKIGDFGLVVCGERATDGDTGQVGPGIASFLGIPALTYVSRIQDLSDKLCRAERLIEDGREILETSLPAVLTVIKEAGEPRLPTLRGKKRAKDLDVQIWGNDELGIDPDKIGLKGSPTRVVKIYRPKVARKCTIAEAKDEASVGPAVDRMCGFLADKGVLQ; translated from the coding sequence ATGGACGAAAAAACGGGTACGGTTATCAGGGAAGGTGTTGATTCGATCGTAAATCCGCTGGATCTGTACGCTATTGAAGCGGCTTTGAGACTGCGGGATCGATACGGAGGCGAAATTGTCGGCATCTCCATGGGCCCTAAAAAGTCAGTTAAAGCACTCAAAGAGGCAGTTTCAATGGGAGTAGATTCCGCGATCTTGCTAAGCGACAGGGCGTTTGCGGGATCCGATACATGGGCGACAAGTCTGATCCTGGCGTCGGCGATACGGAAGATCGGGGATTTTGGACTGGTTGTTTGCGGCGAGCGAGCCACTGATGGAGACACAGGACAGGTAGGGCCCGGAATTGCATCATTTCTTGGTATTCCGGCATTAACTTACGTAAGCCGAATTCAAGATCTCAGTGACAAGTTGTGTCGGGCAGAAAGGCTGATCGAAGATGGACGTGAGATTCTTGAGACATCGCTGCCGGCCGTACTGACAGTTATAAAGGAGGCCGGCGAACCGAGACTGCCGACGCTTCGGGGTAAAAAGAGGGCTAAGGATCTGGACGTGCAGATCTGGGGCAATGATGAGCTGGGCATCGATCCTGACAAGATAGGGCTGAAAGGATCACCGACGCGGGTAGTGAAGATCTATCGGCCAAAAGTAGCTAGAAAATGCACCATCGCAGAGGCTAAAGACGAAGCCTCAGTCGGGCCTGCGGTTGATCGCATGTGCGGATTTCTGGCCGATAAGGGGGTGCTGCAGTGA
- a CDS encoding FAD-binding oxidoreductase, translated as MTDRTYSPVTNEILQELKAIVGERYVIAGDDDKLEPYSHDEVKGEQYAHMPECVVRPRKAEEIAEIMKLANREHVAVTPRGAGSGMSGGAVPIEGGIVLLMDRMNDIVELDKENMMITVEPGVVANDINEYLAEYDLFYAGYPMSLETCFIGGNVAENAGGGKAVKYGVTSRYVLGLEVVTPTGEIVELGGKLIKDVTGYNMIQLMVGSEGTLGVFTKIVLKLMPLPKSQVDLLCLFDSAEQAIECVPQIMTRSGIIPTAIEFMDRTAVRAACEYLNESIPYEQAGAMLLITVDGPSEEQVEHDYMQIGDQCMEAGASEVYVADNSTTSERVWKVRRNIGEAYNVISKRQCAEDIVVPPACIPAIVGKLGELSEKYDVMMPCFGHAGDGNLHARIVSPPEWSDEQWEPVAEKILNELYKFTAQCGGRISGEHGIGHKRKKYMSYFVSEGYLDMLRAVKRGMDPNNILNPGKIFDLQGKA; from the coding sequence ATGACAGATAGAACTTACAGCCCGGTGACGAATGAAATTTTGCAGGAGCTCAAAGCGATCGTGGGCGAGCGGTACGTGATCGCCGGCGATGACGACAAGCTCGAACCGTATTCGCATGACGAGGTGAAGGGTGAGCAGTACGCTCATATGCCCGAATGCGTGGTAAGGCCTCGCAAGGCAGAGGAGATCGCCGAGATAATGAAACTGGCGAACCGCGAGCATGTCGCTGTCACTCCTCGCGGCGCGGGCTCGGGCATGTCCGGCGGGGCGGTGCCCATCGAGGGCGGCATTGTGCTGCTGATGGATCGCATGAATGACATCGTCGAGCTTGACAAAGAAAATATGATGATCACGGTCGAGCCGGGCGTTGTTGCGAATGACATCAATGAGTACCTCGCAGAGTACGACCTGTTTTACGCGGGCTATCCGATGAGCCTGGAGACATGTTTTATTGGCGGTAATGTCGCTGAAAACGCCGGCGGGGGCAAGGCGGTGAAGTACGGGGTGACCAGTCGGTATGTTCTGGGGCTTGAGGTAGTGACGCCGACAGGTGAGATCGTGGAGTTGGGAGGTAAGCTGATAAAGGACGTGACCGGCTATAATATGATCCAGTTGATGGTCGGCTCGGAGGGGACGCTCGGCGTTTTCACTAAGATCGTGCTGAAGCTGATGCCTCTGCCCAAATCGCAGGTGGATCTGCTGTGCCTGTTCGACAGTGCGGAACAGGCGATCGAGTGCGTGCCGCAGATCATGACGCGGAGCGGTATAATCCCAACCGCGATAGAGTTCATGGACAGGACGGCTGTGCGGGCCGCGTGTGAATACCTGAACGAATCAATACCGTACGAGCAGGCCGGGGCGATGCTGCTCATCACGGTAGACGGCCCGTCGGAGGAGCAGGTCGAGCATGACTATATGCAGATAGGCGATCAGTGCATGGAGGCGGGAGCGAGCGAGGTGTACGTGGCGGATAATTCGACCACGAGTGAGCGGGTGTGGAAGGTGCGGCGAAATATTGGTGAGGCGTACAATGTCATAAGCAAGCGGCAGTGTGCGGAGGATATTGTCGTTCCGCCCGCCTGCATTCCTGCGATCGTTGGAAAGCTGGGAGAGCTGTCAGAAAAATATGACGTGATGATGCCGTGCTTCGGTCATGCAGGTGATGGAAATTTGCATGCGAGGATCGTGTCGCCGCCGGAATGGTCCGACGAGCAGTGGGAACCTGTTGCGGAAAAGATCCTAAATGAATTGTATAAGTTCACGGCCCAATGCGGGGGCAGGATAAGCGGTGAGCATGGCATAGGCCATAAGCGGAAGAAGTATATGTCGTATTTCGTCTCCGAGGGCTATCTTGATATGCTCAGGGCGGTCAAACGCGGCATGGACCCGAACAATATACTGAACCCGGGTAAGATATTTGATTTGCAGGGGAAGGCATGA